The following proteins are co-located in the Saccharomyces kudriavzevii IFO 1802 strain IFO1802 genome assembly, chromosome: 6 genome:
- the SKDI06G0070 gene encoding glycoside hydrolase family 13 protein, producing the protein MTISSAHPETEPKWWKEATVYQIYPASFKDSNNDGWGDMKGIASKLEYIKNIGADAVWISPFYDSPQDDMGYDIANYEKVWPTYGTNEDCFALIEKTHKLGMKFITDLVINHCSSEHEWFKESRSSKTNPKRDWFFWKPPKGYDDEGNPIPPNNWKSYFGGSAWTFDEKTQEFYLRLFCSTQPDLNWENEDCRKAIYESSVGYWLDHGVDGFRIDVGSLYSKIPGLPDAPVIDKNSTWQSSDPFTLNGPRIHEFHQEMNRFIRNRVRDGREIMTVGEMQHASDETKKLYTSASRHELGELFNFSHTDVGTSPLFRYNLVPAGLKDWKIALAELFRYINGTDCWSTIYLENHDQPRSITRFGDDSPKNRVISGKLLSVLLTALTGTLYVYQGQELGQINFKNWPVEKYEDVEIRNNYKAIKDEHGENSEEMKKFLEAIALISRDHARTPMQWSREEPNAGFSGPNAKPWFYLNESFREGINVDDEVKDPNSVLNFWKEALIFRKAHKDITVYGYDFEFIDLDNDKLFSFTKKYGSKTLFAALNFSSGVIDFTIPNDSPSFKLEFGNFPKQEVDASSRKLKPWEGRIYIEE; encoded by the coding sequence ATGACAATTTCTTCTGCGCATCCTGAAACAGAACCTAAATGGTGGAAAGAAGCTACAGTCTACCAGATTTACCCAGCAAGTTTTAAAGACTCTAACAATGATGGCTGGGGTGATATGAAGGGTATTGCTTCTAAACTGGAGTacatcaaaaatattggtGCTGATGCTGTTTGGATCTCACCATTCTACGATTCTCCACAAGATGATATGGGTTACGATATTGCCAATTATGAAAAAGTTTGGCCTACTTATGGTACCAATGAAGACTGCTTTGCCCTGATCGAAAAGACTCACAAGCTGGGAATGAAATTCATCACCGATTTGGTCATTAACCACTGCTCAAGCGAACACGAATGGTTCAAAGAGAGTAGATCTTCCAAGACCAATCCTAAGCGTGACTGGTTCTTCTGGAAGCCTCCTAAGGGTTACGATGACGAAGGTAATCCAATTCCTCCAAATAACTGGAAATCTTATTTTGGCGGCTCCGCATGGACTTTTGACGAAAAGACGCAAGAGTTTTACTTGCGTTTGTTTTGCTCCACCCAACCTGATCTAAACtgggaaaatgaagattgCAGAAAAGCAATCTATGAAAGTTCTGTTGGGTATTGGTTAGACCATGGAGTTGACGGTTTTAGAATCGATGTGGGGAGCTTGTACTCCAAGATTCCTGGTTTACCAGATGCTCCTGTTATTGACAAAAACTCGACCTGGCAATCGAGTGATCCATTCACTTTGAATGGTCCACGTATTCATGAGTTCCATCAAGAAATGAACAGATTTATCAGAAACAGGGTCAGAGATGGCAGAGAGATCATGACTGTTGGCGAAATGCAACATGCTTCAGACGAAACCAAGAAGTTGTACACAAGTGCTTCAAGACATGAACTTGGTGAGTTATTTAACTTCTCTCATACTGATGTTGGCACTTCTCCACTATTCCGTTATAATTTGGTGCCTGCAGGCTTGAAAGATTGGAAAATAGCACTTGCAGAGCTGTTTAGATACATTAACGGAACTGATTGTTGGTCAACTATTTATCTGGAAAACCACGACCAACCACGTTCGATCACCAGATTTGGTGACGATTCTCCAAAGAATCGTGTCATTTCAGGTAAGTTATTGTCTGTGCTGCTAACCGCTTTGACCGGCACTCTGTACGTTTACCAAGGACAAGAGTTGGGCCAAATCAATTTTAAGAACTGGCCTGTTGAGAAGTACGAAGATGTCGAAATTAGAAACAATTACAAGGCCATCAAGGATGAGCATGGAGAAAACTCagaggaaatgaaaaagtttttggAAGCAATTGCTCTTATATCAAGAGACCACGCCAGAACACCTATGCAGTGGTCGCGCGAAGAGCCAAATGCTGGTTTCTCTGGTCCTAATGCCAAACCATGGTTTTACTTGAACGAATCTTTTAGAGAAGGCATCAACGTTGATGATGAGGTCAAGGACCCAAACTCTGTTCTAAACTTCTGGAAGGAGGCTTTGATATTTAGAAAGGCCCATAAGGACATTACGGTCTATGGTTATGATTTTGAGTTCATCGACTTGGACAATGACAAGCTTTTCAGCTTCACAAAGAAGTACGGCAGTAAGACATTGTTTGCTGCTTTGAACTTTAGCTCTGGCGTGATTGATTTTACGATTCCAAATGATAGCCCATCATTTAAGTTAGAGTTTGGAAATTTCCCAAAGCAGGAAGTCGATGCCTCCTCTAGGAAATTGAAGCCATGGGAAGGAAGAATCTACATCGAAGAGTGA
- the ZNF1 gene encoding DNA-binding domain containing protein (similar to Saccharomyces cerevisiae YFL052W), translating to MALDRQACDCCCIRRVKCDRKKPCNCCLQHNLQCTYLRPLKKRGPKSIRARSLKKIADVQVVTENSSATIIKVPKELIDQCLRLYHDKLYVIWPLLCYDDLHKLLDEKYSDCCVYWFLVSLSAATLSDLQTEIESKKGTSFTGKQLSSLCMSSRQEFDDFNGSDIFKIMTYYCLNRCYAQMSNSRTSYRLSCEAVGLIKLAGFHREKTFESLSFDEQQLGRKIYYLLLLTERYFSVYTHCATSLDTTIAPPQPEIVTDPRLSLDSFLEMIRVFTVPGKCFFDALATDSANVSCTEDSLRKIWRELHKVPLEIEPWSYGYVDISFSRHWIRTLAWKLVLRIKGMRISFLSNSNNAHIPVEIARDMLEDTFLIPNNLYEVHGPGISVKALEIADALVDVVNQYDQNMESEAWSFLFDISKFIFSLKHCDSILVDRFTTKCQSALITLPISKSLDSNDNLKEIVDILP from the coding sequence ATGGCTCTAGATAGGCAGGCATGCGACTGTTGTTGCATTCGTCGGGTAAAATGTGATCGTAAAAAGCCATGTAATTGCTGTCTTCAGCACAATCTGCAATGTACATATCTTCGAcctttgaagaagagaggTCCGAAGTCCATTCGGGCAAGAagcttaaaaaaaatagctgATGTTCAGGTAGTTACTGAAAATAGTAGTGCCACTATCATAAAAGTTCCGAAGGAGCTGATTGATCAATGTCTGCGGCTTTATCACGACAAATTGTATGTGATCTGGCCTTTACTCTGCTATGATGATCTTCACAAGCTTTTGGACGAAAAATATAGTGACTGTTGCGTTTACTGGTTTCTGGTATCTCTTTCCGCTGCCACACTTAGCGATTTGCAAACTGAAATTGAGTCTAAAAAGGGGACTTCTTTCACTGGAAAACAGTTATCCAGTCTGTGCATGTCGTCACGTCAAGAATTTGACGACTTCAATGGTAGTGACATATTCAAGATTATGACGTATTATTGTTTGAACCGTTGTTATGCACAGATGTCCAATTCCAGAACTTCATACAGACTTTCTTGCGAAGCTGTAGGACTCATCAAGTTGGCCGGGTTCCATCGGGAGAAAACTTTTGAATCTCTTTCTTTCGATGAGCAGCAGCTTGGGCGGAAGATTTATTATTTGCTTCTATTGACGGAAAGATACTTTTCCGTTTACACACATTGTGCAACAAGTCTGGATACCACAATAGCTCCGCCACAGCCTGAAATTGTGACCGACCCCCGGCTTTCTCTGGATAGTTTTCTCGAGATGATTAGAGTATTTACTGTGCCAGGAAAATGTTTCTTTGATGCTTTAGCTACTGACTCCGCCAACGTGTCCTGTACTGAAGACTCTTTGAGAAAGATATGGAGGGAACTTCACAAAGTGCCTCTTGAAATAGAGCCATGGTCCTACGGGTATGTGGATATATCATTTTCTCGGCATTGGATCAGAACACTGGCTTGGAAATTAGTTCTACGGATAAAAGGTATGCGGAttagttttctttccaacaGCAATAATGCCCACATACCAGTCGAAATTGCTAGGGACATGTTAGAGGACACGTTTTTGATTCCAAATAATCTCTATGAAGTTCACGGTCCTGGAATATCAGTGAAGGCACTAGAAATAGCAGACGCATTAGTGGACGTTGTAAATCAGTATGATCAAAATATGGAATCGGAGGCCTGGAGCTTTCTGTTCGACATATCGAAGTTCATTTTCTCTCTAAAACACTGTGACAGCATACTAGTTGACAGGTTTACGACAAAATGTCAAAGTGCTCTTATTACGCTTCCAATCTCTAAATCTCTGGATTCAAATGATAATCTTAAAGAAATCGTCGATATACTTCCATGA
- the SKDI06G0090 gene encoding uncharacterized protein, giving the protein MPNFKNRKIEQIKCAEGIDAYAAIKRDHGEDSEKMRKYFEALALISRDHGRTPFPWNGDEPYAGFTKDTKPCIDMNDSSRDGINAEAELKDKDSVFFSWKKSLQFRREYKGILVYGQ; this is encoded by the coding sequence ATGcccaacttcaaaaataggAAGATCGAGCAGATCAAATGCGCGGAAGGAATAGATGCTTACGCGGCTATCAAGCGTGACCATGGCGAGGACTCAGAAAAGATGaggaaatattttgaagcaTTGGCCCTTATTTCCAGGGACCATGGGAGAACGCCCTTCCCATGGAACGGTGATGAACCATATGCAGGTTTTACGAAGGACACAAAACCTTGTATCGATATGAATGATTCATCTAGAGACGGAATCAATGCAGAAGCTGAATTAAAAGATAAAGACtctgttttcttctcttggaAAAAGTCCTTACAGTTTAGAAGAGAATACAAAGGTATTCTTGTGTATGGACAATGA
- the SKDI06G0100 gene encoding uncharacterized protein, which produces MTVGEVGVGGEDDFKVYTSAKEEELNMVFNFKHISVGESPELKYELIPFTSKDFKLALAESFLFIEGTDC; this is translated from the coding sequence atgacCGTGGGCGAGGTTGGTGTCGGTGGTGAGGATGATTTCAAAGTTTACACCAGCGCCAAGGAGGAAGAGCTTAACATGGTGTTCAACTTCAAACATATCTCTGTTGGCGAAAGCCCCGAATTAAAGTATGAACTTATTCCATTCACCTCGAAAGACTTCAAGCTGGCTCTTGCTGAGAGCTTCTTATTTATTGAAGGGACTGACTGCTAG
- the SKDI06G0110 gene encoding sugar porter family MFS transporter: MTAVETELANNSAVAEAVDDKNPSTRNSSQLPTPTVEENKAYFEDNGEALEIVIPEKPASTYLTVSIMCLCVAFGGFISGWDTGTISGFVNQTDFLRRFGNYSHSRNAYYLSNVRTGLIVSIFNVGSAIGCLFLSKLGDIYGRCVGLIIVIVVYMVGIVIQIASVDKWYQYFIGRIVAGIGAGSISVLAPMLISETAPKQIRGTLLACWQLMVTFAIFLGYCTNYGTKSYSNSIQWRVPLGLCFAWAIIMIGGMMFVPESPRFLVQVGRVEKAKASFAKSNKLAIADSVVIAEIDLLIAGVEAEEAMGTASWKELFSRKTKVFQRLTMTVIINSLQQLTGDNYFFYYGTTIFKSVGMNDSFETSIVLGIVNFASCFFSLYSVDKLGRRRCLLLGAAAMTACMVIYASVGVTRLYPNGKSQPSSKGAGNCMIVFTCFYIFCFSCTWGPVCYVIISETFPLRVRSKCMSVATSANLLWGFLIGFFTPFITSAINFYYGYVFMGCLAFSYFYVFLFVPETKGLALEEVDEMWMDGVLPWKSESWVPSSRRGADYDNEKLQRDEKPWYKRML, translated from the coding sequence ATGACTGCTGTTGAAACTGAATTAGCAAACAATTCCGCTGTGGCGGAGGCGGTGGATGATAAAAATCCGTCAACGAGAAACTCTTCTCAGCTGCCGACACCCACTGTGGAGGAAAACAAGGCATACTTTGAGGATAATGGAGAAGCTCTGGAGATTGTGATTCCAGAGAAGCCAGCTTCGACCTATCTTACTGTTTCTATTATGTGTTTATGTGTTGCCTTTGGCGGCTTCATATCGGGTTGGGATACAGGCACAATTTCCGGGTTTGTCAATCAGACTGATTTCTTGAGAAGATTTGGTAATTATAGCCATTCTAGAAACGCTTACTACCTATCAAATGTGAGAACCGGGCTGATTGTGTCCATCTTTAACGTCGGAAGTGCTATTGGCTGTCTCTTTCTGTCTAAATTGGGTGATATCTACGGCCGTTGTGTGGGACTGATCATAGTTATTGTCGTTTATATGGTTGGTATTGTGATCCAGATTGCTTCTGTTGATAAATGGTATCAGTATTTCATTGGAAGAATTGTCGCTGGTATTGGTGCTGGTTCTATTAGTGTCCTTGCTCCAATGCTTATATCAGAAACTGCGCCGAAGCAAATTCGAGGTACGCTGCTTGCTTGCTGGCAACTGATGGTCActtttgccattttcttgGGTTATTGTACCAATTATGGTACCAAGAGTTACTCAAATTCTATTCAATGGCGTGTTCCTCTCGGTTTATGTTTTGCCTGGGCCATTATAATGATAGGTGGTATGATGTTTGTTCCGGAATCACCTCGGTTCTTAGTACAAGTTGGAAGAGTCGAGAAAGCCAAAGCTTCTTTTGCTAAATCAAACAAGCTCGCTATCGCTGATTCAGTTGTAATTGCAGAAATTGACCTCCTTATCGCCGGGGTGGAGGCCGAAGAAGCAATGGGGACAGCTTCTTGGAAGGAACTATTTTCGAGAAAGACAAAAGTTTTCCAACGTTTGACTATGACTGTCATTATCAACTCTTTGCAACAACTTACCGGTGACAACTATTTCTTTTACTACGGTACCactattttcaaatctgtcGGTATGAATGACTCTTTTGAGACTTCTATTGTTCTGGGTATTGTGAATTTTGCTTCTTGCTTCTTTTCACTTTATTCTGTTGACAAGTTGGGACGTCGCAGATGTCTTTTGCTGGGAGCTGCTGCCATGACTGCATGCATGGTTATTTATGCTTCCGTCGGTGTTACAAGATTGTATCCTAATGGTAAGAGTCAGCCATCGTCCAAAGGTGCTGGTAATTGTATGATTGTGTTCACCTGTTTCTATATTTTCTGCTTTTCCTGTACCTGGGGTCCGGTGTGTTATGTTATTATTTCTGAAACATTTCCATTGAGAGTTAGATCCAAGTGTATGTCTGTTGCGACATCCGCCAACTTGTTGTGGGGGTTCTTGATTGGCTTTTTCACGCCATTTATTACTTCAGCAATCAACTTCTACTATGGTTATGTTTTCATGGGCTGCTTGgcattttcatatttttacgtctttttgtttgttcCTGAGACGAAGGGGCTTGCTTTAGAAGAAGTTGATGAAATGTGGATGGATGGCGTCTTACCCTGGAAGTCTGAATCTTGGGTTCCCTCTTCTAGAAGAGGTGCTGATTATGACAATGAGAAACTACAACGCGACGAGAAACCTTGGTATAAGAGGATGCTGTAA
- the SKDI06G0120 gene encoding uncharacterized protein, whose translation MSGVVSITDSISGKLNVQEKYHEEAKSDAAEKNLVSIDGSLKQITSATSCYDGEKIIKTRGVTRIEVVREKMSTRVRWILGLSIFLTSAVAALDATTTYNYQPYATSSFNRHSMLSTLTIANSVIGAVCKPFIAKISDLSSRPVTYFVVLLLYVIGFVITACSPTIAAYVVGSVFIAIGQSGISLMNMVIIADTTTLKWRSFFTSLLSVPYLVTTWISGYIVEDIINSNWRWGYGMFAIITPVALTPAILVMAYLEHQANKTGEIPVGSDPLSKKRIEVTESHVSGFREYWELVKVSLIEIDAFGLILLGFAFSLILLPCSLYSYAEGGWNNPSMIAMEVVGGIFLISYVVFEVFFAPFPLLPKRVLMNRTFICCVIIDFIYQMAGYFSLLFFTSYTFVVLNLSYRNWVYLSNTTTMGLCFFGVVWGALFRGFHRYKIFQVVGIAIKLIGMGLYVTCSKKEGSPGIGLVVAALVVTNFGDAANVMGTQVAAQAAVPHQDMAATISVLSLYSSIGAAVGTAITSAIWTDRLPGALSKYVPDREKAAAFFESLTTVWEEPWGSANREGAIDAYQEVNYTLFCMGLGVSAIMFIVALFQTNYYLGDQQNCVEGEQREDYHHNADGSKKTLLNRAFDFWK comes from the coding sequence ATGTCCGGCGTAGTATCTATAACAGACAGCATAAGCGGAAAACTTAATGTTCaggaaaaatatcatgAGGAAGCGAAGAGTGACGCTGCTGAAAAGAACTTAGTATCTATCGATGGGAGTCTGAAGCAAATCACATCTGCAACATCATGCTATGatggagaaaaaatcatcaaaacaAGAGGCGTTACCAGAATTGAAGTTGTCAGAGAGAAAATGAGTACAAGGGTCAGATGGATCCTCGgtctttcaatttttctaacATCAGCGGTGGCCGCTTTGGATGCCACAACTACGTATAACTACCAGCCATACGCCACCTCTTCATTTAACAGACATTCGATGCTGTCGACACTAACAATTGCCAATTCTGTCATAGGAGCCGTTTGTAAACCTTTCATTGCCAAAATTTCAGATTTAAGTTCCAGGCCTGTCACTTACTTCGTGGTCCTGTTACTATACGTCATAGGTTTCGTTATCACCGCCTGCTCTCCCACTATTGCTGCCTATGTGGTCGGTTCTGTTTTTATCGCCATTGGCCAGTCAGGTATCAGTTTGATGAACATGGTTATTATTGCTGACACTACCACATTAAAATGGAGATCTTTTTTCACCTCTCTTTTGTCCGTTCCTTACTTGGTTACCACTTGGATTTCTGGGTACATTGTTGAGGATATCATCAACAGTAACTGGAGATGGGGGTACGGTATGTTTGCTATCATTACACCTGTTGCTTTAACACCAGCAATACTTGTTATGGCATATTTGGAGCACCAGGCCAATAAAACCGGAGAGATCCCCGTCGGTTCCGACCCACTTTCTAAGAAGAGGATAGAAGTTACCGAATCTCACGTCAGTGGATTCAGAGAATACTGGGAGCTCGTCAAGGTGTCTCTGATAGAGATAGATGCATTTGGTTTGATTCTACTTGGCTTtgccttttctttaattttgcTTCCATGTTCTTTATATTCCTATGCTGAAGGCGGCTGGAATAACCCAAGCATGATTGCTATGGAAGTTGTCGGGGGTATTTTCCTCATATCGTACGTTGTCTTCGAAGTTTTCTTCGCACCCTTCCCACTGCTGCCAAAGAGAGTCTTAATGAACAGAACCTTTATTTGCTGTGTCATCATTGACTTCATTTACCAGATGGCTGGCtatttttcccttttattttttacgTCATATACGTTTGTGGTCTTGAATTTGTCTTACAGAAACTGGGTCTACCTTTCAAATACTACCACAATGGGTTTATGTTTCTTTGGGGTTGTATGGGGAGCTCTATTTAGAGGTTTCCACCGTTATAAGATATTCCAAGTTGTTGGTATTGCAATCAAATTAATCGGTATGGGTCTTTACGTTACGTGCTccaaaaaagaaggtaGCCCAGGTATTGGCCTTGTTGTTGCCGCTTTGGTTGTCACTAACTTTGGTGATGCTGCTAATGTTATGGGTACTCAGGTTGCCGCGCAGGCTGCCGTTCCTCATCAAGATATGGCCGCCACTATTTCCGTTTTATCTCTTTACAGTTCGATAGGTGCAGCTGTCGGTACGGCCATTACCTCTGCTATCTGGACCGATAGGTTACCTGGTGCCTTATCCAAATATGTCCCAGACAGGGAGAAAGCAGCCGCATTTTTCGAATCCCTAACTACTGTGTGGGAAGAGCCATGGGGCTCGGCAAACAGGGAAGGTGCTATTGATGCCTACCAAGAAGTAAATTATACGTTATTCTGTATGGGTCTTGGCGTCAGTGCCATCATGTTCATTGTCGCGCTATTTCAAACCAATTATTATCTGGGTGATCAACAAAACTGTGTGGAAGGTGAGCAAAGGGAGGACTATCACCACAATGCTGATGGTTCTAAAAAGACGTTGCTAAACAGGGCTTTTGATTTCTGGAAGTAA
- the SKDI06G0130 gene encoding fungal specific transcription factor domain-containing protein: MPFSNVDFELEGENATNQIKRFTSSLVFKKYIGSPEMMLAAIQSVRSSISCSFFDETIDLSSLEQKIFSKQSSDYQMLLLCYAVIIVSERFYDPAPDVREVVTELDLLLNDCPDCPEKVSSLILLSEYYHYNFKIETAWKCIFLAASIGYALGLHTTSSKVWAMLVLQDALLCSVLGRPSSISCVNSKLVSNLCDGWGEIAVLLREGNDMLLNLKCENCVEKAISLDLRFDDIIERTKKDMFSSESGRNPVFLLVGYLKICIMAASRIKLLFPFFTKHRSIKAQLDENCSSLSGCLSGLFQLLNASNLTGDKKKFLLRPHFFPAYCSVFQGFLLQFLYISNELLRNLDESTNGTYSAFLPRDLGRASLFLPSLDVTAILMDDYDLITGKVKFCSFMTDLFASFRSLLNQKKTGTIKRNPTDTSTSDHLTTPAARSTIPSEKSDSSSPLLIGDIADWITSCFSDGITHFYPSEQSL, translated from the coding sequence ATGCCCTTCAGCAatgttgattttgaacttgaagGGGAAAATGCAACAAACCAAATCAAAAGATTTACCTCTTCTCTtgtgttcaaaaaatatatcGGAAGCCCAGAAATGATGCTCGCAGCAATTCAGTCGGTACGTAGCAGCATTTCATGCTCTTTCTTCGATGAAACGATCGACCTTAGCTCGTTGgagcaaaaaattttttctaaacAAAGCTCCGACTACCAAATGCTATTACTATGCTACGCTGTAATTATTGTTTCGGAGCGCTTTTACGATCCCGCCCCTGATGTTCGAGAGGTCGTAACCGAATTGGACCTTCTTCTCAATGATTGTCCGGACTGTCCGGAGAAAGTTTCATCAttaattcttctttctgaATACTACCATTATAATTTTAAGATAGAAACTGCTTGGAAATGTATTTTTCTGGCCGCATCGATTGGGTATGCGCTTGGATTGCATACTACTTCATCTAAAGTATGGGCCATGTTGGTACTACAAGACGCACTTCTGTGTTCCGTTCTGGGGCGTCCTAGTTCAATAAGCTGTGTGAATTCAAAGTTGGTTAGCAACCTTTGCGACGGTTGGGGTGAAATTGCAGTCTTACTGAGAGAAGGTAATGACATGTTGCTTAATTTGAAGTGCGAGAATTGCGTGGAAAAAGCAATATCGTTAGATCTAAGatttgatgatatcatcgagagaacaaagaaagacaTGTTCTCCAGTGAAAGCGGCCGGAATCCAGTTTTCCTGCTGGTAggatatttgaaaatctgTATTATGGCAGCAAGTCGGATAaagcttctttttccatttttcacGAAACACAGATCAATAAAAGCACAACTAGATGAAAATTGCAGCTCATTATCTGGCTGTCTTAGTGGgctttttcaacttttgaATGCAAGCAACTTAACTGGtgataaaaagaagttcCTTTTGCGCCCCCATTTTTTCCCTGCATATTGTAGCGTATTTCAGGGATTTCTCTTGCAGTTTCTCTACATTTCAAATGAACTACTTAGAAACCTGGACGAAAGTACCAATGGGACTTATTCCGCCTTTCTTCCTAGGGATCTAGGGCGGgctagtttatttttgccCTCCTTGGACGTAACTGCTATCCTAATGGATGATTACGACCTTATAACAGGAAAGGTGAAGTTTTGTAGCTTCATGACGGATTTATTTGCTTCTTTCCGATCTTTACtgaatcaaaagaaaactggtACTATCAAACGAAATCCTACCGACACATCAACCTCAGACCATCTTACAACGCCTGCTGCTCGCAGCACTATCCCCAGCGAGAAAAGTGATAGCTCGTCGCCACTATTAATCGGAGATATAGCTGATTGGATTACATCCTGCTTTTCTGACGGTATCACGCATTTTTATCCCTCAGAACAATCACTCTAG